TGAAAGACCGCAATTATATCCTTACTGTATATGGCGGCAGTACTGCCGGGAGGATCCGGGACCTGATGGGCTTTGAGGGATTTTCGCTGGGGATCTATATGCAGCCCGACCTTATCGATGAGATTTTAGATGACATGAAAACACTGTATAGCACCGTGGCAAAAGAAATTACCCGTCATATCGGAGTGGACCTTGTTGCGTGGTGGGAAGATATCGCCTTTAAAACCGGCCCGATAACGCCGCCGGAGTTTTTCTACAATAAATGCGGCCCGGTGTACAAGGCAACCATGGACGCCTATGCCCGGGGCGGGACACAATTTTCATATGTTGATTGCGACGGCGACAACCGGCTTTTAGTGCCCACCTGGATCGACAACGGCGTGAATATCATTTTCCCGCTGGAGGTAAATGCCGGCGTTCATCCGGAAACGCTCCGAAAAGAGTATCCAGGCATCCGTATGATGGGCGGTTTTGACAAGACTGTATTACTCAAAGGAAAGGATGCAATAAAAAAAGAGCTGCTCCGCCTCAAACCGATTGTCAGTGAAGGCGGGTTCATTCCCCATGTCGATCACAGAGTCCAATCGGATGTATCGTTGCAGGACTATCTATATTATCTGGAAGCCAAGCGGGATATTTTCGAGTTACCGAACAGGCTGATGCAATAATAATTAAGGAGTAGTACCTCTCCAGGCACTACTCCTCATCCATGCAAACCTTCGGAACGGGTTGATTATCCCACTTTCACCTCAATCGCCTTTGGCTTTGATTCGGGCTTCTTTTTAAGGTCCACTTCCAGAACCCCGTCTTTGTAATGAGCATCGATATGCTCAGCATCCACATTATCCGGAAGAGCAAATGACCGCTCAAAACGCCCAAACGAACGCTCGTAATAGGAGTATGTGTCTTTCTCTTTTTTCTTCGATTCGTGTTTCTTTTCGCCACTCAGTGTCAGCGTTCCGTTCTCAACCCGGATAGCGATATCCTTTTTATTGAGTCCCGGAAGATCGGCTTTTAAAGCATAATGGTCTTCATGCTCTTCGATATCAACCGAAGGATACACATTGTTGGAAATCTCACGATTGCTCCATCCAAATGAATTTTCAAACAGATCATCAAAAAGAGTGGCGAGTGATGTTGGATGATTGTACCTTACCAGTTCCATAACAACCTCCTTTGGTTATTGATACGTTTTTTATTT
This portion of the Chitinivibrionales bacterium genome encodes:
- a CDS encoding Hsp20 family protein, translated to MELVRYNHPTSLATLFDDLFENSFGWSNREISNNVYPSVDIEEHEDHYALKADLPGLNKKDIAIRVENGTLTLSGEKKHESKKKEKDTYSYYERSFGRFERSFALPDNVDAEHIDAHYKDGVLEVDLKKKPESKPKAIEVKVG